From Salinicola endophyticus:
GGCGGCGGCACCACCCAGATCCTGATGCCGCTGGTGTTCTCCGGCATCCTGATGCTGGGGGTCAGCGAAACGCTGGGCTGGCGCCTGGCCATGGTGGTGCCGGGTATCGTGCTCTTCTTGACCGGGCTGGCCTACTACCGCTTCACCCAGGACGCCCCCGACGGCAACTTCAGCGAGCTGCGCGCGCGCGGCGAGCTGCCCGCCGCGGATCGGGCCCACGGCGCCCGCCAGAGTTTCATGGCAGCGATCAAGGATGTGCGCGTCTGGGCGCTGTTTGCGGTCTATGCGGCCTGCTTCGGGGTGGAGCTGACGATCAACAACATCGCCGCCATCTACTTCTTCGATCAGTTCGACCTCGATCTCGCCACCGCCGGGCTGATTGCCGGGCTGTTCGGACTGATGAATCTGTTCGCGCGCACGCTGGGCGGCGTGTTCTCGGATCTGTTCGCCCGCGGCAGCGGCCTCAAGGGGCGGGTACGCTGGCTGTTCGTCGCCATGCTGTGCGAGGGTATCGCGCTGATGGGCTTCGCCCAGATGCAGACGCTCGCCGTGGCCATCGCCATCATGCTGGTCTTCAGCCTGTTCGTGCAGATGGCCGAGGGCGCCACTTTCGGGGTGGTGCCCTTCATCAACAAGCATGCCCTGGGCGCAGTGGCCGGCATCGTCGGGGCCGGCGGCAATGCGGGCGCGGTGGCCGCAGGCTTCCTGTTCCGCAGCGAGGCGCTCACCTATCAGCAGGGGCTTTTCTATCTGGGTGTCACGGTGAGCCTGGTGTCACTGGCGACCTGGGCGATCCGTTTCAGCCCCGCGGCGGAAGACGAAGCGCGCGAGGCCTACCACGAGGCCGACAGCCGTCGCGGCCATACACCCAACGACACACCGAACACCCTGGCCACCCACTGAGCGCCTGCGCCAGACCGAACACCACGGGCCCGCTCGGCCCGTGGTGTAGCCCCTGCCGCCAGCACGCTCAGCGCGCTCCCTCCTCGACCAGCCCTTCGGGCTGGACCGCCGCCATGGGCTTCATCAGCAGCTTGCTGGCCGCATAGTAGACGATGGCGCCCAGCGCCGAGCCGGTGAACCAGCCGTAATCGTAGAACCAGGTCCAGACCCCCGCGACCAACGAGAACAGCGTCAGCGCCACCGGCACCAGAAAGGCGATGAAACCGGCCGGGTTGTAGGCCGGGTACGCGGCGCCGTCCTGGTAGAGGCTGGCGACGTCGAGCCACTGACGCTTGATCAGGAAATAGTCCACCGCCATGATCCCGGCGATCGGCCCCAGCAGGCTCGAATAGCCCAGCAGCCAGTTGGAGTAGAGACTCTCCAGGGTCACGCCGGCATCGATCAGCCCGGCCTTCTGCAGCAGGTCATAGCCCATCAGCAGCACGCCGACCAGGCCGGTCAACAAGGTGCCGCGGGTCTGATCGATCAGCTTGGGGGCGATGTTCTGGAAGTCGTTGGTCGGCGACACGATGTTCGCCGCGGTATTGGTCGACAGCGTGGCGACGATGATCAGCACCATGGCAATGACCACCCACACGGGGCTGTCGATGTGGCCGATCAGACTGACCGGATCGGAGACCGTCTCGCCCACCAGCGAGGCCGAGGCCGCGGTCATCACCACCCCCAGGGCGGCGAAGAAGAACATGGTCAGCGGCAGGCCGATGATCTGGCCCACGATCTGGTCCTTCTGGCTCTTGGCGAAGCGGCTGAAGTCGGGAATGTTGAGCGACAGCGTGGCCCAGAAGCCGACCATCGCGGTCAGCCCGGCGAAGAAGTAGCCGAACACCGACGCGCCCTCCGGGCGTGACGGCGGCTGGCTCATCAGCTCGTCGATCGAGACGTGGGGCATCGCCCACACCATCAGCCCGATCCCCACCGCGAGCAGCAAGGGCGCGGCCAGCGTCTCCAGCCACTTGATCGACTCCGCGCCGCGAATCACCACGTAGAGGTTCATCGCCCCGAACAGGAAGAAGCCGATCACCTCGCCGACGCCATCCAGCGCCCGCCAGGGCGGAAAGATCGCCGACAGCAGCAGATGGATGGCCAGACCGCCGAACATGGTCTGGATACCGAACCAGCCACAGCCCACCAGGGCCCGGATCAGACACGGCACGTTGGAGCCGCGAATGCCGAACGACGACCGCAGCACCACCGGGAACGGAATCCCGAACTTGGTTCCCGGAAAGGCGTTGAGGGTCAGCGGCACCAGCACCACGATGTTGGCCAGCAGGATGGTGAGCAGCGCCTCGCCAACACTGAGGCCGAAATAGGCAGTGAGCACGCCGCCCAGGGTGTAGGTGGGCACACAGATCGCCATGCCGACCCACAGCGCGGCGATATTCCAGCGTGACCAGGTTCGCGCCTCGAGGCGGGTCGGTGCGATGTCCTCGTTGAAGCGCGAACTCCCTCGGACGTCTTCGCCGACCTCGAGTTCGACGAGTGCGCCGCGCCGAACGGCACGTGATGTCGATTCGGTCATTGTTGTTGTCTCCTCGTATGGCTATCCGGTCTCCCCGACGGGGCCAGCACTCGACTCGCAAGAAACGTGCCCGAACGCGGCGCCATATCGCTGAGCAACATCGCCTCTTGGCCACCGACGCGCCCAACGCGACCCAACTCATTGTTTTTCGAGACACTAAAAAATTGACTACAGGGTCAGTTTTTAATGCAAGCACCCAGCTGAGCCAGGCAGATAGAAAACATGCAGAAACGGGGACAGAAAGGCACGCCAAAACTTGCCAAATCAGTGCATTCACATAGCCAAAAAACGCCTGAAACAACCTCCAAACAAACCATCAACTCTTTTATTTTCAATGCAATAAAAAAAATCCACCAGAATGGCGCATGATGTCGCCATCTTGGTGAAAAACCGCCTAGAAAGCGCTAATTTATTGTTTTAAAAGCCTTTTGAAACCCACCCAAAAAACACTTGCCACATCCTGACAAGCGGGTCTAGCTTCGACATTATCCTGTCTCCATAGTCAGGTTATTGAAGTCCTAACAACAAGACACTCAAGCGAGGCACCGTGCATGGAAAAGGTAAAGATCGGCCTGATCCAGATGGCCCTGAAGACCACGACTGACCTGGCGCCGGAAGCCATCCGTGACGCCATGAACGAGGCGCACCTGCCCTATATCGAGAAGGCCGCCGCCGCCGGCGTTCAGATACTCTGTTTCCAGGAGGTGTTCAACCAGCCCTACTTCTGCCCCAGCCAGGACAAGAAATGGTATGCCGCCGCCGAGCAGGTGCCCGACGGCCCGACCTGTCGCATGATGCAGGAGCTCGCGGCCAAGCACCGCATGGTGATCGTGGTGCCGATCTACGAAGAAGCAGCGACCGGGGTCTACTACAACACCGCCGCGGTCTTCGATGCCGACGGCAGCTATCTCGGCAAGTACCACAAGACGCACATCCCCCAGGTCGCCGGCTTCTGGGAGAAATATTTCTTCAAGCCCGGCAAGTCCGACTGGCCGGTATTCGACACCGCCTACGGCAAGATCGGCGTCTACATCTGCTACGACCGCCACTTCCCCGAAGGCTGGCGCGCGCTGGCACTCAACGGCGCCGAGATCGTCTTCAACCCCTCGGCCACCGTGGCCGGTCTCTCGCAATATCTGTGGGAACTCGAACAGCCCGCCTCGGCGGCGGCCAACGGCTACTTCGTCGCCGCCATCAACCGGGTCGGCAACGAGGCCCCCTGGGACATCGGCGAGTTCTACGGCAGCTCCTACATCGCCAATCCGCGTGGCCAGATCGAGGCCAAGGCCAGTGACACCCAGGACGAGCTGCTGATCCACGAGGTGGATCTGGCGATGGTCCGCGAGGTGCGCAACACCTGGCAGTTCTTCCGCGACCGCCGGCCGGAGACCTACGCGCGCCTCACCGACGGCGAATGACGAGGCCCGCCGGAAACGGGCCGTGCTCACCACCTTTCCGGCGCCCCCTCGCTCACACTCGGGCCGAGAATATCTCGGCAGCGTGCCGACTCGACAACAATTCCAAGAGGTTACATCGCATGGCGACCCTTCTGATCCGTGGCGGCACCGTCGTCACCCACGACGCCACCTACCGCGCCGACGTACTCTGCGTCGACGGCAAGATCGCCGCCGTCGGCCCCGACCTGGAAGCCCCGGGCGATGCCGAGGTAATCGACGCCGGCGGCCAGTACGTGATGCCCGGCGGCATCGACCCACATACCCACATGCAGCTGCCGTTCATGGGCACGGTGGCCAGCGAGGACTTCTACACCGGCACCGCCGCGGGGCTGGCCGGTGGCACCACCTCGATCATCGACTTCGTGATCCCCAACCCCGGCCAGCCGCTGCTGGAGGCCTTCCAGACCTGGCGCGGCTGGGCCGAGAAGGCGGCCAGCGACTACGCCTTCCATGTCGCCATCACCTGGTGGGACGACGACGTCCACGCGGACATGGGCACTCTGGTGCGCGAGCACGGCGTCAACAGTTTCAAGCACTTCATGGCCTACAAGAATGCCATCATGGCCACCGACGACATCCTGGTGGCCAGCTTCACCCGCTGCCTGGAACTCGGCGCCGTGCCCACGGTACACGCCGAGAACGGCGAGCTGGTCCATCACATGCAGCAGAAGCTGCTCGCTCAGGGGCTAACCGGCCCCGAGGCCCACCCGCTGTCGCGCCCGCCGCAGGTCGAGGGCGAGGCCGCCAGCCGCGCGATCCGCATCGCCGGCACTCTGGGCGCGCCGATCTACGTGGTGCACGTCTCGTGCAAGGATGCCCTCGACGAGATCACCTACGCGCGTCGCCAGGGCCAGCCGGTCTACGGCGAGGCGCTCGCCGGGCACCTGCTGATCGACGACAGCGTCTATCGCAGCAAGGACTGGCTGCAATCCGCCGGCCACGTGATGAGCCCGCCCTTCCGCAGCCCCGAGCACCAGGCGGCACTCTGGACCGGCCTGCAGTCCGGCAACCTGCAGACTACGGCCACCGACCACTGCTGCTTCTGCGCCGACCAGAAGATGATGGGCAAGGACGACTTCACCAAGATCCCCAACGGCACCGCCGGTATCGAGGATCGCATGGCGGTACTCTGGGACGCCGGCGTGGGCGGCGGGCGCATCTCGATGCAGGAGTTCGTCGCCGTCACCTCCACCAACACCGCCAAGATCTTCAACCTCTACCCGCGCAAGGGGGCGATCCAGGCAGGCTCCGACGCCGACCTGGTGGTCTGGGACCCCAACGGCACTCGCACCATCTCGGCCAAGACCCACCACCAGAACGTCGACTTCAACATCTTCGAGGGCAGGACGGTCACCGGCATCCCCCGCCATACCGTCAGCCAGGGCAAGTGGGTGTGGCGCGACGGCGACCTGCGCGCCGAGCGCGGCGCCGGCCGTTACCTCGAGCGCCCGGCCTATCCGGGTGTCTTCGACGTGCTCAAGCGGCGCGCCGAGCGCAACGCGCCCACGGCCGTGGAACGCTGAGTCGCCCGCTACGCCCCGTACGCCCCATCACGAAAATGACAACAACCGGCCCGCCGCATCGCCCAGAGCGAACGGCGGCGCCGAAGGAGACCGACCGTGACCGATTCCCTCGATCACCTGCCCCGGGCCGGCGACGGCGGCCGTGACGCTGCGGCGCTGGAAGCCAACTTCCGCGACCTGCACCCGCCGCTGACCCAGCGCCAGGCGATCATCGAGAGCCAGCGCTGCCTCTACTGCTATGACGCGCCCTGCATCGAAGCCTGCCCCTCGGACATCGACATCCCGCGCTTCATCCGTGAGATCAGCGAGGACAACATCAACGGCGCGGCCCAGACCATCCTCGAGGAGAACATCCTCGGCGGCAGTTGCGCCCGGGTCTGCCCCACCGAGATCCTCTGCGAGCAGAGCTGCGTGCGCAACCACGACGCCGAGTGCCAGCCGGTGCTGATCGGCCTGCTGCAGCGTCACGCCATCGATCACATGCACTTCACCGAACACCCCTTCCCGCGCGCCGCCGATACCGGGCGTCACGTCGCCGTGGTCGGCGCCGGCCCGGCGGGGCTGTCCTGCGCCCACCGCCTGGCGACCCACGGCCATCGGGTGACGATCTTCGAAGCCGATCCCAGGCCCGGCGGGCTCAACGAATACGGCATCGCTCGCTACAAGCTGGTCGACGACTACGCGCAGAAGGAGATCGACTTCCTGCTCGCGGTCGGCGGCATCGAGATTCGCCATGGCCAGCGGCTCGGCGACAACCTCGACCTCGCTACCCTCAAGCGCGATCACGACGCGGTCTTCCTCGGCCTGGGGCTGGGCGCCAGCCGCCGCCTGGGACTGACCGGCGAGGACGCGCCGGGCGTCGCCACGCCGGGGTTGATGCCGGCCACCGACTACATCCGGACGCTGCGAGAGACCGACGACCTGAGCACGCTGCCGCTGGCGCGACGCTGCGTGGTGATCGGCGCCGGCAACACCGCCATCGACATGGCGGTGCAGATGGCACGTCTCGGCGCCGACGAGGTCACCCTGGTCTACCGGCGCGGCATCGACGCCATGCCCGCCACCGGCCACGAACAGGAGATCGCCCGCGCCAACGGCGTCAAGATCGTCACCTGGGCGCGTCCCGAAGAGATCCTGCTCGATGCCGAAGGCCGCGTGGCCGGCATGCGCTTCGCGCGCACCCAATCCCGCGACGGCACCCTCGTGGCTACCGGCGAGACACTGGAGATCGCCGCCGACGGCGTCTTCACAGCGATCGGCCAGGCCCTCGACGAGGCGCATCTGGCGGCTATCCCGGGGCTGGAACGCGAAGGCGGCAAGGTCCACGTCGACGGCCACTTCCGCACCGACCTGCCCGGCGTCTACGCCGGCGGCGACTGCATCGCCCTGGGGCAGGATCTCACCGTCCAGGCCGTGCAGCACGGCAAGCTGGCCGCCCAGGCCATTCATCAGGATCTCATGGCCCAGCAGGAGGTGGCGTAATGAAAGCGATCGCCAAACGACCCGACGTCGACCTGAGTATCGAGTTCGCCGGCATCAAGTCCCCCAACCCGTTCTGGCTGGCCTCGGCGCCGCCCACCGACAAGGCCTACAACGTCGAACGCGCCTTCGAAGCGGGCTGGGGCGGCGTGGTGTGGAAGACCCTCGGCGAGGACCCGGCGCCGGTCAACGTGTCGTCGCGCTACTCGGCGCATTTCGGCAAGAACCGCGAGGTGCTGGGCTTCAACAATATCGAGCTGATCACCGACCGCAGCCTGGAGACCAACCTGCGCGAGATCACCGAGGTCAAGCAGCGCTGGCCCGATCGCGCGCTCATCGTGTCGATCATGGTGCCCTGCGTCGAGGAGAGCTGGAAGGCGATCCTGCCCCGGTTCGAGGCCACCGGCGCCGACGGCATCGAGCTCAACCTGGGCTGTCCCCACGGCATGCCGGAGCGCGGCATGGGCGCCGCGGTGGGCCAGAACCCCGACTTGATCGAGCAGGTCACGCGCTGGTGCAAGACCTACTCGCGGCTGCCGGTGATCGTCAAGCTGACCCCCAACATCACCGACATCCGCGAGCCGGCCCGTGCCGCATTGCGCGGTGGCGCCGACGCCGTGTCGCTGATCAACACCATCAACTCGATCACCTCGATCGACCTCGACCACATGGTCGCCCGACCCACCGTGGGCCACCAGAGCACCCACGGCGGTTACTGCGGCGCGGCGGTCAAGCCGATCGCCATGAACATGGTCGCCGAGATCGCCCGCGACCCGGCCACCCAAGGGTTGCCGATCTGCGGCATCGGTGGGATTTCCAACTGGCACGACGCCGCCGAGTTCGTCGCTCTCGGCGCCGGTGCGGTGCAGGTCTGCACCGCGGCCATGCTCCACGGCTTCCGCATCGTCGAAGAGATGCAGGATGGCCTGGCACGCTGGATGGCCGAGAAGGGCTATCGACGCCTGAGTGACTTCTCCGGCAAGGCGGTGCCGCATACCACCGACTGGAAGTATCTCGACATGAACTTCCAGACCATCGCCCACATCGACCAGGACCAGTGCATCCAGTGCGGACGCTGCTACATCGCCTGCGAGGACACCTCGCACCAGTCGATCGCCAAGCTCGTCGACGAGGCCGGTGCGCGACGCTACGAAGTGATCGAGGAAGAGTGCGTGGGCTGCAACCTGTGCCAGATCACCTGCCCGGTGGAAGGCTGCATCACCATGGTGACGCAGGAGAGCGGCAAGCCCTACCTGAGCTGGAACGAGGACCCGCGCAACCCCTTCCGCGAATCGGCGTGATACCCGCCTCGAGATGGCTACGACGCCCCGGCCACGAGCCGGGGTTCTTCTTTACGACGAACAGGAGGCGCACTCAGGGCGACAACCCGATCCCCCGCAGCAGGGTGCTGGTCACGGTCTGCACCGCACGCTCGAACTGCCTGTCGTCGAGCGGGGCATCGTCGTTGAGCAGGTAGATCTGGTGATCGAAATCGGCGTAGTGCTGGGTCGAGGCCCAGATCATGTACAGCAGATAGGAGGGTTCCACGGGCAGAATGCGTTCGGCCTCGATCCACTCGCGGATCTTGGCCTCCTTGAGCTTGGCCCACTCGTAGAGGTTGTCGCGCAAACAGTCGCCGAGCACCGGGGCGCCCTGCATCACCTCCGCCGCCCAGACCTTGGAGCCGGCGGCGCGATTGCGCGAATGCAGCATCTTGGCGCGGATATAGGTCGACAGTACGATGCGCGGGTCGTCGTAGAGCTCGAAGCACAGCGCATCCTGCTTCCAGACCTCGAGCAGGCCGAGCAATACCTCGCGGTACAGCTCCCCCTTGGTCGAGAAGTAGTAGTGCACGTTGGATTTGGGGATCTCGGCCAGCTGGGCGATCTCGCCCATCGAGGCGCCAGCATACCCCTTTTCGGCGAACACCCGCTCCGCCGCCAGCAGAATGTTCTCGACATTGCGCTGGCGAATTTCTCCCTTCTGCTTGGCCATGCCACCTCTCTGACCCCGTCGATTCTCCGCTGCGCGACCAGTCTATCATCGCGTCTGCGGTGAGACGTCAGCCGGTGTTCGTCCTCGCACCCGAGGCAGACACCACAAGCGGCCCCTGGCGAGTCGCGGGCAACACGCGCCTCAATCAGCGTGGGCTGCAGCGACCGCGGGCGTCGGCGCGGCGGGCGAGGTGTGCGTCATCGCCACCACGCTGCCCACCACGATCAGACAGGGCGACGGCAGCGGCGACTCGGCCAGCCGTGCGGGCATGTCCGCCAGGGTGCCCACCAGCGCCTGCTGCTCGGGCAGCGAGGCGTGGCTGATCAGCATCATCGGCCACTCATCCGGCAGGCCGGCAGCGCGCAGGCCGTGGCAGATCGCCGCCACCTTGGACAACCCCATGTAGAACACCAGCGTCTCGTCGCGACGCGCCAGCGCGGCCCAGTCCGGCGTGCCCTGCTCCCGACAGAGCTGGGCGGTGACGAAGCGCAGCTGCTGGGCGTGGGCGCGGTCGGTCAGCGGGATACCCATGGCCGCGACCGCCGCCGAGGCGGCGGTGAGCCCGGGGACGATCTCGACCTCGGCTCGGGTCGTGGCGAGTGCCGCCAGCTCCTCGCCCATGCGCCCGAAGACCCCCGGGTCGCCCCCCTTCAAGCGCACCACCCGCTTGCCCGCGCCGGCCAGTCTCGCCAGCAGCGCGCCGATCTCCGCCTGGGGCACGCTGTGGTGGCCGCGCGCCTTGCCCACGTAGTAGCGCTCGCAGCCCGCCGGCAGCAGCGCCAGCACGTCGTCGCCGACCAGGCGGTCGTAGACCACCGCCTCGGCCTCGGCGATCCGCCGGGCGGCGCGCAGGGTCAACAGGTCCGCGGCGCCAGGACCGGCGCCGACCAGGCTGACACGCCCGTGAGGAGCGGCGTCCGGGGTAACGGCACCGGCGCCGGCAAGGTCGACGCCGCGCGCTGCCTCCGGCCTCAGCCACTGGCGACCGCGCTGCCACAGCCGCGCCCAGCGGGCGCCGAAACGGGAGTCGTGGATACTGAGTTCAGGCATCGACATGGGCGCTCTCCTCTTCGATCAGCGCTTTCAATTCGGGTTGGCAGGAGCCGCACTGGGTGCCGCAGGCGAGCCGCGCCCCCAGCGCCTCCACGCTGCTATCGCCGGCACGGATCGCGGCGACGATGCGCCGCTGGCCGACCTGATGGCAGCTACAGACGATGGCGCCGTCATCCTCGGCGCCGCTATCGCAGCCGGCCAGGACACGTCGGCGGTCATCGCCCTCGAGCCCGCGGGCGAAGCGCTGTTCGAGCCAGTGCAGCGCAGGCAGCGACGCCGGCGGCCCGACCAGCAGCCACCAGCGCAGCCGGCCGGCCTCGATACCGCTGGCGCGCAGCCGCCCCTGGGCGGCGTCACAGCTCCACTGGGAGACCGCCACCGGCAGCTCGGCCGCCAGCCACGCCAGCCAGTCGCGCCCGGCGCTCTCCGGGGCACCGCCGAGCTGCCAGCGCAGCGCGTTGGCGAGCGGAATGCGCGCCCAGTAGTCACAGCCGGGGCGCGGATCGATGCTCATCGCCAGATCGTCGGCGACGAGCAGCGTCGCCTCCCAGGCCAGCGGCAGCGGCCGCAGCGCCACCGCGCCGTGCTTCGATTCGGGCTGCCCGGAGAGCGGATCGACGTGGGCCTGGATCAGCGCATTGACCTTGGCACGACCGCTGAAGGCCGCGTTCCAGTGCATCGGTGCGAACAGCTCACCGCGGCGCTGCGCCTTGGCCAGGCGCGCACGGGCCCGATAGCACCCACCGGCTGCCGCCAGTTCGACCAGCTGCTGATCCTGGATGCCGGCGTAGGCGGCATCCCGCGGGTGGATCTCGACGAACGGCTCGGCGCGATGGTTCATCAAGCGTGGCGCGCGGGCCGTACGCGTCATGGTGTGCCACTGATCGCGGATGCGCCCGGTATTGAGACGCAGGGGATAGCGCGCCGCGAGCGCCTGTGCGGGAGCACGGGGGCGCACCGGCAGTAGCCGCGCGCGACCGTCGGGCGTGGCGAAACGGCCATCCACGAACAGCCGCGGCGTGCCCGCCGGGGCACTTGCGTTGACCGGCCACTGGATCGGCGCCAGGGCGTCGTAGCCTTCGCGGTCGAGATCGGCCAGGCCCGAGATATCGAAGACCCGCCAGGGGCTATCGGCCTCTTCCGCGCCCGCAGGGCTATCACCGTTCTCGAACCCCGAGAGCCGGGCATGCTCGGCGAAGATCTGCGCCGGATGGCGGTAGGCGAACGCCTCGGCGTAACCCAGGCGGGCAGCGACCTGACTCAGCGCCCACCAGTCGTGACGTGCCTCCCCCGGTGGCGGCAGCAGCCCGCGCTGGCGCGAGATACAGCGCTCCGAGTTGGTCACGGTGCCATCCTTCTCCGACCAGCCGGTGGCCGGCAGCACGATATCCGCCACCTCCAGGATCTCGGCGTTGGCCAGGCAGTCGGAGACGATCACCAGCGGACAGGCGGCCAGAACGCGCTTGATGTGATCGGCCTGCGGCAGGCTGACCACCGGATTGGTGGCCATGATCCACAGCGCCTGGATTTCGCCGCGCTCGATCGCCTCGAACAGCGCCACCGCCTTCAACCCCGGACCCTCGGGCAGGCTCGGCGTCAGCCCCGGTGTACCCCAGAAGCGCGTCACCCGCTCGATCGCCCCCGGCGAGTCGTAATCCATGTGCGCCGCCAGCTGGTTGGCCAGACCGCCGACCTCGCGCCCGCCCATGGCATTGGGCTGGCCGGTGATCGAAAAGGGCCCGGCGCCGGGCAGACCCAGCTTGCCGCCGGCCAGATGGCAGTTGATGATCGCCTGGCACTTGTCGCTGCCGCTGCTCGACTGATTGATGCCCTGGGAGTAGAGCGTGACCACGTGCAGCTGGCTGGCGAACCAGTAGTAGAAGGTCTCCAGACGCTCCAGATCGATATCGCAGTCGGCAGCGATGGCCGCGAGCGAGACATCGTCTTCCCGCGCCGCGGACAGGGTCTGTTCGACCCCCTGGGTGTGGCGCTCGAGATAGGGGCGGTCGAGGCGCCCGCTGGCCGCCATCCACGCCAGCAGGCCAGTGAACAGACGCGCATCGCTGCCGGGGGCGATCCCCAGATAGAGATCGGCGATCTCGCAGCTGTCGGTGACCCGCGGGTC
This genomic window contains:
- a CDS encoding molybdopterin-dependent oxidoreductase, whose product is MPLSRTASQPTSPATPRAAGAGDVMGEGTTTCPPSKGTTTCPPSKGTTTCPPSKGTTTCPPSKGTTTCPYCGVGCGVDITFSDGKPSAVAGTRSHPANGGRLCVKGSALHETLGHEGRLLYPQVDGQRVDWDSALDTLAERLAATQREHGRQSVAAYLSGQLLTEDYYVANKLFKGFLGTPHVDTNSRLCMASAVSAYKRAFGADAVPCCYADLECAELVVLVGANPAWNHPVLYQRLKAAKQRNPLLRVVVIDPRVTDSCEIADLYLGIAPGSDARLFTGLLAWMAASGRLDRPYLERHTQGVEQTLSAAREDDVSLAAIAADCDIDLERLETFYYWFASQLHVVTLYSQGINQSSSGSDKCQAIINCHLAGGKLGLPGAGPFSITGQPNAMGGREVGGLANQLAAHMDYDSPGAIERVTRFWGTPGLTPSLPEGPGLKAVALFEAIERGEIQALWIMATNPVVSLPQADHIKRVLAACPLVIVSDCLANAEILEVADIVLPATGWSEKDGTVTNSERCISRQRGLLPPPGEARHDWWALSQVAARLGYAEAFAYRHPAQIFAEHARLSGFENGDSPAGAEEADSPWRVFDISGLADLDREGYDALAPIQWPVNASAPAGTPRLFVDGRFATPDGRARLLPVRPRAPAQALAARYPLRLNTGRIRDQWHTMTRTARAPRLMNHRAEPFVEIHPRDAAYAGIQDQQLVELAAAGGCYRARARLAKAQRRGELFAPMHWNAAFSGRAKVNALIQAHVDPLSGQPESKHGAVALRPLPLAWEATLLVADDLAMSIDPRPGCDYWARIPLANALRWQLGGAPESAGRDWLAWLAAELPVAVSQWSCDAAQGRLRASGIEAGRLRWWLLVGPPASLPALHWLEQRFARGLEGDDRRRVLAGCDSGAEDDGAIVCSCHQVGQRRIVAAIRAGDSSVEALGARLACGTQCGSCQPELKALIEEESAHVDA